A window from Camelus bactrianus isolate YW-2024 breed Bactrian camel chromosome 23, ASM4877302v1, whole genome shotgun sequence encodes these proteins:
- the DYRK3 gene encoding dual specificity tyrosine-phosphorylation-regulated kinase 3 isoform X3, whose product MKVEELFQEFGNRKSDTIQSDGIHDSEKRSPAVPQGKSSDSLNTVKSSSSSKASKVVPLTPEQALKQYKHQLTAYEKLEIVNYPEIYFVGPNAKKRHGVFGGPNNGGYDDAEGAYIHVPRDHLAYRYEVLKIIGKGSFGQVARVYDHKLRQYVALKMVRNEKRFHRQAAEEIRILEHLKKQDKTGSMNVIHMLESFTFRNHVCMAFELLSIDLYELIKKNKFQGFSIQLVRKFAQSILQSLDALHKNKIIHCDLKPENILLKHHGRSATKVIDFGSSCFEYQKLYTYIQSRFYRAPEIILGNRYSTPIDIWSFGCILAELLTGQPLFPGEDEGDQLACMMELLGMPPPKLLEQSKRAKYFINSKGLPRYCSVTTQADGKVMLVGGRSRRGKKRGPPGSKDWVTALKGCDDYLFIEFLKRCLHWDPSARLTPAQALRHPWINKSAPRPLAIEKVPGKRVVNPANAFQGLGSKLPPVVGIANKLKANLMSETNGGIPLCSVLPKLIS is encoded by the coding sequence ATGAAGGTAGAAGAGCTGTTTCAAGAATTTGGCAACAGAAAGTCTGATACCATTCAGTCCGATGGCATCCACGACTCGGAGAAACGCTCTCCTGCCGTTCCTCAGGGTAAAAGTTCAGACAGCTTAAATACCGTAAAATCCAGCAGTTCATCCAAAGCATCCAAAGTGGTGCCTCTCACTCCAGAACAAGCACTGAAGCAGTATAAACACCAACTCACTGCTTATGAGAAGCTGGAGATCGTCAATTATCCAGAAATTTACTTTGTGGGTCCAAACGCCAAAAAAAGACACGGAGTTTTTGGTGGTCCCAATAATGGGGGATATGATGATGCTGAAGGGGCCTATATTCATGTGCCTCGAGACCATCTAGCCTATCGATATGAGGTGCTGAAAATTATTGGAAAGGGCAGTTTTGGGCAGGTAGCCCGAGTGTACGATCACAAACTTCGGCAGTATGTGGCCCTGAAGATGGTACGCAACGAGAAGCGCTTCCATCGCCAGGCGGCCGAGGAGATCCGGATTTTGGAGCATCTTAAAAAGCAGGATAAAACCGGTAGCATGAACGTCATTCACATGCTGGAAAGTTTCACATTCCGGAACCACGTTTGCATGGCCTTTGAATTGCTGAGCATAGACCTGTatgagctcattaaaaaaaacaagtttcaggGTTTTAGCATCCAGTTAGTACGCAAGTTTGCTCAATCCATCTTGCAATCCTTGGATGCTCTCCACAAAAATAAGATCATTCACTGTGACTTGAAGCCAGAAAACATTCTCCTGAAACACCACGGGCGCAGCGCGACCAAAGTCATTGACTTCGGGTCCAGCTGTTTCGAGTACCAGAAGCTTTACACGTACATTCAGTCTCGGTTCTACAGAGCTCCCGAGATCATCTTAGGAAACCGCTACAGCACGCCCATTGACATATGGAGTTTTGGCTGCATCCTTGCAGAACTCTTAACAGGACAGCCTCTCTTCCCTGGAGAGGATGAAGGAGACCAGCTGGCCTGTATGATGGAGCTTCTGGGGATGCCACCACCGAAACTTCTGGAGCAATCCAAACGTGCCAAGTACTTTATTAACTCCAAGGGCCTACCTCGCTACTGTTCCGTGACTACTCAGGCAGATGGGAAGGTTATGCTGGTGGGGGGTCGTTCACGGAGGGGTAAAAAGCGGGGTCCCCCAGGCAGCAAAGACTGGGTGACAGCACTGAAAGGGTGTGATGACTACTTATTTATAGAGTTTCTGAAAAGGTGTCTTCACTGGGACCCCTCTGCCCGTCTGACCCCAGCTCAAGCACTGAGACACCCATGGATTAACAAGTCAGCGCCCAGACCTCTTGCCATTGAAAAGGTGCCAGGCAAACGGGTAGTAAATCCTGCAAACGCTTTCCAGGGACTGGGTTCCAAGCTGCCTCCAGTTGTAGGAATAGCCAATAAGCTTAAAGCTAACTTAATGTCAGAAACCAATGGTGGTATACCTCTGTGTAGTGTATTGCCAAAACTGATTAGCTAG
- the DYRK3 gene encoding dual specificity tyrosine-phosphorylation-regulated kinase 3 isoform X1: MGGTARGPGRKDAGPPAAGLPPQQRRLGDGVYDTFMMIDETKCPPCSNVLCNPSEPPLPRRLNITTEHLTRDHTQRLLNGGEMKVEELFQEFGNRKSDTIQSDGIHDSEKRSPAVPQGKSSDSLNTVKSSSSSKASKVVPLTPEQALKQYKHQLTAYEKLEIVNYPEIYFVGPNAKKRHGVFGGPNNGGYDDAEGAYIHVPRDHLAYRYEVLKIIGKGSFGQVARVYDHKLRQYVALKMVRNEKRFHRQAAEEIRILEHLKKQDKTGSMNVIHMLESFTFRNHVCMAFELLSIDLYELIKKNKFQGFSIQLVRKFAQSILQSLDALHKNKIIHCDLKPENILLKHHGRSATKVIDFGSSCFEYQKLYTYIQSRFYRAPEIILGNRYSTPIDIWSFGCILAELLTGQPLFPGEDEGDQLACMMELLGMPPPKLLEQSKRAKYFINSKGLPRYCSVTTQADGKVMLVGGRSRRGKKRGPPGSKDWVTALKGCDDYLFIEFLKRCLHWDPSARLTPAQALRHPWINKSAPRPLAIEKVPGKRVVNPANAFQGLGSKLPPVVGIANKLKANLMSETNGGIPLCSVLPKLIS; this comes from the exons ATGGGAGGCACGGCTCGCGGGCCCGGGCGGAAGGATGCGGGGCCGCCGGCAGCCGGCCTCCCGCCCCAGCAGCGGAG ATTGGGGGATGGTGTCTATGATACCTTCATGATGATAGATGAAACCAAATGCCCACCCTGTTCAAATGTGCTCTGCAATCCTTCTGAACCACCTCTGCCCAGAAGACTAAAT ATCACCACCGAGCATTTAACGAGAGATCATACCCAGCGCCTTCTGAATGGAGGTGAAATGAAGGTAGAAGAGCTGTTTCAAGAATTTGGCAACAGAAAGTCTGATACCATTCAGTCCGATGGCATCCACGACTCGGAGAAACGCTCTCCTGCCGTTCCTCAGGGTAAAAGTTCAGACAGCTTAAATACCGTAAAATCCAGCAGTTCATCCAAAGCATCCAAAGTGGTGCCTCTCACTCCAGAACAAGCACTGAAGCAGTATAAACACCAACTCACTGCTTATGAGAAGCTGGAGATCGTCAATTATCCAGAAATTTACTTTGTGGGTCCAAACGCCAAAAAAAGACACGGAGTTTTTGGTGGTCCCAATAATGGGGGATATGATGATGCTGAAGGGGCCTATATTCATGTGCCTCGAGACCATCTAGCCTATCGATATGAGGTGCTGAAAATTATTGGAAAGGGCAGTTTTGGGCAGGTAGCCCGAGTGTACGATCACAAACTTCGGCAGTATGTGGCCCTGAAGATGGTACGCAACGAGAAGCGCTTCCATCGCCAGGCGGCCGAGGAGATCCGGATTTTGGAGCATCTTAAAAAGCAGGATAAAACCGGTAGCATGAACGTCATTCACATGCTGGAAAGTTTCACATTCCGGAACCACGTTTGCATGGCCTTTGAATTGCTGAGCATAGACCTGTatgagctcattaaaaaaaacaagtttcaggGTTTTAGCATCCAGTTAGTACGCAAGTTTGCTCAATCCATCTTGCAATCCTTGGATGCTCTCCACAAAAATAAGATCATTCACTGTGACTTGAAGCCAGAAAACATTCTCCTGAAACACCACGGGCGCAGCGCGACCAAAGTCATTGACTTCGGGTCCAGCTGTTTCGAGTACCAGAAGCTTTACACGTACATTCAGTCTCGGTTCTACAGAGCTCCCGAGATCATCTTAGGAAACCGCTACAGCACGCCCATTGACATATGGAGTTTTGGCTGCATCCTTGCAGAACTCTTAACAGGACAGCCTCTCTTCCCTGGAGAGGATGAAGGAGACCAGCTGGCCTGTATGATGGAGCTTCTGGGGATGCCACCACCGAAACTTCTGGAGCAATCCAAACGTGCCAAGTACTTTATTAACTCCAAGGGCCTACCTCGCTACTGTTCCGTGACTACTCAGGCAGATGGGAAGGTTATGCTGGTGGGGGGTCGTTCACGGAGGGGTAAAAAGCGGGGTCCCCCAGGCAGCAAAGACTGGGTGACAGCACTGAAAGGGTGTGATGACTACTTATTTATAGAGTTTCTGAAAAGGTGTCTTCACTGGGACCCCTCTGCCCGTCTGACCCCAGCTCAAGCACTGAGACACCCATGGATTAACAAGTCAGCGCCCAGACCTCTTGCCATTGAAAAGGTGCCAGGCAAACGGGTAGTAAATCCTGCAAACGCTTTCCAGGGACTGGGTTCCAAGCTGCCTCCAGTTGTAGGAATAGCCAATAAGCTTAAAGCTAACTTAATGTCAGAAACCAATGGTGGTATACCTCTGTGTAGTGTATTGCCAAAACTGATTAGCTAG
- the DYRK3 gene encoding dual specificity tyrosine-phosphorylation-regulated kinase 3 isoform X2 yields the protein MCRLGDGVYDTFMMIDETKCPPCSNVLCNPSEPPLPRRLNITTEHLTRDHTQRLLNGGEMKVEELFQEFGNRKSDTIQSDGIHDSEKRSPAVPQGKSSDSLNTVKSSSSSKASKVVPLTPEQALKQYKHQLTAYEKLEIVNYPEIYFVGPNAKKRHGVFGGPNNGGYDDAEGAYIHVPRDHLAYRYEVLKIIGKGSFGQVARVYDHKLRQYVALKMVRNEKRFHRQAAEEIRILEHLKKQDKTGSMNVIHMLESFTFRNHVCMAFELLSIDLYELIKKNKFQGFSIQLVRKFAQSILQSLDALHKNKIIHCDLKPENILLKHHGRSATKVIDFGSSCFEYQKLYTYIQSRFYRAPEIILGNRYSTPIDIWSFGCILAELLTGQPLFPGEDEGDQLACMMELLGMPPPKLLEQSKRAKYFINSKGLPRYCSVTTQADGKVMLVGGRSRRGKKRGPPGSKDWVTALKGCDDYLFIEFLKRCLHWDPSARLTPAQALRHPWINKSAPRPLAIEKVPGKRVVNPANAFQGLGSKLPPVVGIANKLKANLMSETNGGIPLCSVLPKLIS from the exons ATGTGCAG ATTGGGGGATGGTGTCTATGATACCTTCATGATGATAGATGAAACCAAATGCCCACCCTGTTCAAATGTGCTCTGCAATCCTTCTGAACCACCTCTGCCCAGAAGACTAAAT ATCACCACCGAGCATTTAACGAGAGATCATACCCAGCGCCTTCTGAATGGAGGTGAAATGAAGGTAGAAGAGCTGTTTCAAGAATTTGGCAACAGAAAGTCTGATACCATTCAGTCCGATGGCATCCACGACTCGGAGAAACGCTCTCCTGCCGTTCCTCAGGGTAAAAGTTCAGACAGCTTAAATACCGTAAAATCCAGCAGTTCATCCAAAGCATCCAAAGTGGTGCCTCTCACTCCAGAACAAGCACTGAAGCAGTATAAACACCAACTCACTGCTTATGAGAAGCTGGAGATCGTCAATTATCCAGAAATTTACTTTGTGGGTCCAAACGCCAAAAAAAGACACGGAGTTTTTGGTGGTCCCAATAATGGGGGATATGATGATGCTGAAGGGGCCTATATTCATGTGCCTCGAGACCATCTAGCCTATCGATATGAGGTGCTGAAAATTATTGGAAAGGGCAGTTTTGGGCAGGTAGCCCGAGTGTACGATCACAAACTTCGGCAGTATGTGGCCCTGAAGATGGTACGCAACGAGAAGCGCTTCCATCGCCAGGCGGCCGAGGAGATCCGGATTTTGGAGCATCTTAAAAAGCAGGATAAAACCGGTAGCATGAACGTCATTCACATGCTGGAAAGTTTCACATTCCGGAACCACGTTTGCATGGCCTTTGAATTGCTGAGCATAGACCTGTatgagctcattaaaaaaaacaagtttcaggGTTTTAGCATCCAGTTAGTACGCAAGTTTGCTCAATCCATCTTGCAATCCTTGGATGCTCTCCACAAAAATAAGATCATTCACTGTGACTTGAAGCCAGAAAACATTCTCCTGAAACACCACGGGCGCAGCGCGACCAAAGTCATTGACTTCGGGTCCAGCTGTTTCGAGTACCAGAAGCTTTACACGTACATTCAGTCTCGGTTCTACAGAGCTCCCGAGATCATCTTAGGAAACCGCTACAGCACGCCCATTGACATATGGAGTTTTGGCTGCATCCTTGCAGAACTCTTAACAGGACAGCCTCTCTTCCCTGGAGAGGATGAAGGAGACCAGCTGGCCTGTATGATGGAGCTTCTGGGGATGCCACCACCGAAACTTCTGGAGCAATCCAAACGTGCCAAGTACTTTATTAACTCCAAGGGCCTACCTCGCTACTGTTCCGTGACTACTCAGGCAGATGGGAAGGTTATGCTGGTGGGGGGTCGTTCACGGAGGGGTAAAAAGCGGGGTCCCCCAGGCAGCAAAGACTGGGTGACAGCACTGAAAGGGTGTGATGACTACTTATTTATAGAGTTTCTGAAAAGGTGTCTTCACTGGGACCCCTCTGCCCGTCTGACCCCAGCTCAAGCACTGAGACACCCATGGATTAACAAGTCAGCGCCCAGACCTCTTGCCATTGAAAAGGTGCCAGGCAAACGGGTAGTAAATCCTGCAAACGCTTTCCAGGGACTGGGTTCCAAGCTGCCTCCAGTTGTAGGAATAGCCAATAAGCTTAAAGCTAACTTAATGTCAGAAACCAATGGTGGTATACCTCTGTGTAGTGTATTGCCAAAACTGATTAGCTAG